The Elusimicrobiota bacterium genome includes a window with the following:
- a CDS encoding tetratricopeptide repeat protein, which produces MISPKTKYSLFGLLLLATILLYGHTIDNPFVWDDAFFYYDKESLYSNPGNLKILLGSQYFTATHERSYRPVVTLSYFVNFLIWGRNIYGHRLLNPALHLMVGWLIFLIVLQLTKSVQPAFITALLFIIHPVNSEAVLCISNNDNIIVALFVLLAFYLYLLEQNGKYATTKKLLSILGYTLALFSKETALIYLPLVFVYERIICSNNSVSKTCTRLAEYYLMPTMFYLLIRFGFMYVPYGTQYVGGGLWSNIASMMYIHLLYIQLLIAPVNLALFHKIPVFENLFDLRLISGMLVFLVLTVYAIWSLIKRKPIGFVLFVWGITLLPAMNIIPVINYPFGERYLYLTSIPFCFCLAWVVTKYCKSDNRILLGAAGVLVIWYSVLLEYRTDTWNVSDSFYTVSYNQSPWSGSAQHNMAVVCANRKEYDKAEQLFVQAINTKEQNEITYGSFSEFYKGLKKYETQQNVLIEGISRYPFNTYLREELALSFARGKKYGQALETVDTWLKQAPNDFRVLFVKGKILEEMGKYPEALNIYLSLSKNQYSRRVSGLFHRMAAVYTKMGDTEKALKTIYLAIEQNPMSANVHNDMGEILFQRKQYVAAAQEFKLALKYNPNLQMARESLVELSQKKYVK; this is translated from the coding sequence ATGATATCGCCTAAAACGAAGTATTCACTGTTTGGCTTGCTGTTACTCGCTACAATTCTTCTTTATGGCCACACTATTGACAATCCGTTTGTTTGGGATGATGCTTTTTTTTATTATGATAAAGAATCTTTATACTCAAATCCGGGGAATCTCAAAATATTGCTTGGTTCACAATACTTTACCGCAACTCATGAACGGAGTTACCGCCCTGTAGTTACGTTATCATATTTTGTTAATTTTCTTATATGGGGAAGAAATATTTACGGGCATCGCTTGCTTAACCCGGCGCTTCATTTAATGGTAGGATGGCTGATCTTTCTTATAGTTTTGCAATTAACAAAGTCGGTACAGCCGGCGTTTATCACGGCATTGCTGTTTATCATCCATCCTGTGAATAGTGAAGCGGTACTGTGTATCTCGAATAATGATAATATTATTGTGGCGCTGTTTGTATTGTTGGCATTTTACTTGTATTTACTTGAACAAAACGGGAAGTATGCCACTACAAAAAAATTGTTGTCGATTCTCGGTTATACCCTTGCGCTATTTTCAAAAGAAACGGCATTGATATACTTACCCCTGGTTTTTGTGTATGAAAGAATTATTTGTTCAAATAACAGCGTTTCAAAAACCTGTACCCGTTTGGCAGAGTATTATTTAATGCCAACAATGTTTTATCTGCTGATACGTTTCGGGTTTATGTATGTTCCCTATGGAACTCAATACGTGGGAGGTGGTTTGTGGAGTAATATCGCGAGTATGATGTATATTCATTTGTTGTATATTCAATTACTTATTGCGCCGGTGAATCTTGCATTATTCCACAAAATACCGGTATTTGAAAATTTATTTGATTTACGCTTAATTTCAGGGATGCTGGTTTTTTTAGTGTTAACGGTTTATGCTATATGGTCATTGATAAAACGAAAACCCATAGGGTTTGTATTGTTTGTATGGGGTATTACGCTATTACCGGCGATGAATATTATTCCGGTGATAAACTATCCTTTTGGAGAACGGTATTTGTACCTGACAAGTATACCCTTTTGTTTTTGTTTGGCTTGGGTAGTAACAAAATATTGTAAATCAGACAATAGAATATTGCTGGGTGCTGCAGGTGTTTTAGTTATATGGTATTCTGTGTTATTAGAGTATAGGACAGATACTTGGAACGTATCCGATAGTTTTTATACGGTTTCATATAATCAGTCTCCCTGGTCCGGGTCAGCGCAGCATAATATGGCAGTTGTTTGTGCTAACCGGAAAGAATATGATAAAGCAGAACAATTGTTTGTTCAGGCAATAAATACGAAAGAACAAAACGAGATTACATACGGTTCATTCTCAGAATTTTATAAAGGCCTAAAAAAATATGAAACCCAGCAAAATGTTTTGATCGAAGGAATAAGCAGGTATCCTTTTAACACATATTTGCGGGAAGAACTTGCGTTGTCATTCGCAAGGGGGAAAAAGTATGGCCAGGCACTGGAAACAGTAGATACCTGGCTTAAGCAGGCGCCAAATGATTTCAGGGTTTTGTTTGTTAAAGGTAAAATATTGGAGGAAATGGGGAAGTATCCGGAAGCCCTGAATATTTACCTGAGTTTATCCAAAAACCAGTACAGCAGGCGTGTCTCGGGATTGTTTCATAGGATGGCGGCGGTATATACTAAAATGGGAGATACAGAAAAAGCGTTAAAAACTATTTATCTTGCAATAGAACAAAATCCAATGTCGGCGAATGTTCATAACGATATGGGCGAAATATTGTTTCAGCGGAAACAATACGTTGCTGCTGCACAGGAATTTAAACTGGCATTAAAATATAATCCAAACCTGCAGATGGCAAGAGAGTCGCTGGTAGAGCTCTCTCAAAAAAAGTATGTTAAGTAA